The following are encoded in a window of Clostridium thermarum genomic DNA:
- a CDS encoding diacylglycerol/lipid kinase family protein produces the protein MKHLFIVNPHAGKGRASSLIPVIDNLCKERALDYIIKSTSGPGDATKIVREYTSQEDMRVYSVGGDGTVNEVVNGIVNTNSSLAIIPSGSGNDFVRNITNIENLEEIIKASIDGETQSVDLGRLNDKYFINISSVGLDAEIVYTAIKFKKLPFIPPKFAYLLSIFITVFGYKSKRLKVIMDDVEVDTETLLVAIANGKYYGGGMKVSPMSDISDGYFDICHARKVGTFKILRLFPRLIKGVHDSIKEVTFYKSRKVRIISEVELSVNIDGELLRMKNIDFEIIPKAINVVVTK, from the coding sequence ATGAAGCACCTGTTTATAGTAAACCCTCATGCTGGTAAAGGAAGAGCAAGTTCTTTGATACCGGTAATAGACAATCTTTGTAAAGAAAGAGCTTTAGATTATATTATAAAATCCACCAGTGGTCCCGGAGATGCCACAAAAATAGTCAGAGAATATACTAGTCAAGAAGACATGCGTGTTTACTCAGTTGGAGGGGATGGGACCGTAAACGAAGTTGTTAATGGTATAGTTAATACCAACAGTTCCTTAGCCATAATCCCCAGTGGCAGCGGCAATGATTTCGTAAGGAACATAACCAATATAGAGAACTTGGAAGAAATTATTAAGGCCAGTATTGATGGGGAAACCCAGTCCGTAGACCTTGGAAGGTTAAATGATAAATACTTTATAAACATATCATCTGTAGGTCTGGATGCAGAGATTGTATATACAGCTATAAAATTTAAGAAACTGCCCTTCATACCTCCTAAATTTGCATATTTATTAAGCATATTTATTACTGTCTTTGGATATAAGAGTAAAAGACTGAAGGTCATAATGGATGATGTTGAAGTTGACACAGAAACCCTACTTGTAGCCATTGCCAATGGAAAATATTATGGAGGTGGCATGAAGGTATCACCTATGTCAGATATTTCAGATGGATACTTTGATATTTGTCATGCCAGGAAGGTGGGAACCTTTAAGATTTTAAGACTTTTCCCAAGATTGATTAAAGGGGTACATGACAGTATAAAAGAGGTAACATTCTATAAATCCAGGAAAGTGAGAATAATATCTGAAGTAGAACTCTCTGTAAACATAGATGGGGAGCTTCTTAGAATGAAGAATATCGATTTTGAGATTATTCCCAAGGCAATCAACGTTGTGGTGACTAAATAA
- a CDS encoding ECF transporter S component produces MSRQVVIKRLNTTMLVKIGLLSAITIVMGTTGLGFIPIQPFKLTIMHIPVIIGAILEGPLAGGLIGLMFGLFSIYQNLVNPTVVSFAFYNPLVSVLPRILIGVSAYYVYKLFAKFNESVGIAVGAALGSLTNTVGVLGMIYILYLSEYLAAKGTTAKVVFSAGALNGSIEAVLAAVITLPIVLAVNKMKKK; encoded by the coding sequence ATGTCAAGACAAGTAGTAATCAAAAGACTAAACACCACAATGCTGGTGAAGATTGGCCTATTATCAGCCATTACCATTGTGATGGGAACCACGGGGCTAGGATTTATTCCAATTCAACCCTTTAAGTTAACCATCATGCACATACCAGTAATTATTGGTGCTATCTTGGAAGGTCCTTTAGCAGGCGGCTTGATTGGCCTGATGTTTGGACTTTTTAGCATTTACCAAAACTTAGTGAATCCAACAGTGGTATCCTTTGCCTTTTACAATCCATTGGTATCAGTACTTCCAAGAATTTTAATAGGTGTTTCTGCTTACTATGTGTACAAGCTATTTGCAAAATTTAACGAAAGCGTAGGAATAGCAGTGGGAGCAGCATTAGGTTCCCTTACTAATACCGTTGGAGTATTAGGCATGATATATATACTGTACCTGAGTGAGTATTTAGCAGCAAAAGGAACTACTGCAAAGGTTGTATTCTCAGCGGGAGCCTTAAACGGGTCTATTGAAGCGGTTTTAGCTGCAGTGATAACTCTGCCTATAGTATTGGCTGTTAATAAGATGAAGAAAAAATAA
- the tkt gene encoding transketolase, which translates to MSNSVIDNLSIITIRMLSIEGVQKAKSGHPGLPLGAAPMAYTLWSKIMKHNPENPNWANRDRFILSAGHGSMLIYSLLHLFGYGLTIEDLQNFRQWGSKTPGHPEYGHTVGVEITTGPLGQGIANAVGMAIAEAHLASVFNKPGFEIVDHYTYALAGDGCMMEGIASEAASLAGTLGLGKLIVLYDSNNISIEGHTDIAFREKVGDRFKAYGWQVLFVEDGNDVEAINKALEEAKADKNHPTLIEIKTKIGAGSPKEGSASSHGEPLGAENILKTKEFYKWSYDKDFHVPEEVRDFMKTLQERGRNSEEAWNKLFVEYAKQYPELAKLWETYHSCELPVDLLKEEKFWQFEGKTATRSSSYEVLNRLTAYIPNLIGGSADLAPSTKTYMKDQGDFSAEDRSGKNLHFGVREHAMAAIANGIAVHGGLRPYVSTFFVFSDYMKHSMRLSALMKLPVIYVLTHDSIGVGEDGPTHEPIEHLAALRSIPNFIVYRPADSREVAAAWYSALTQKDGPTALVLSRQDLPLLEGSSNEALKGAYILKDYSNGTPDVLLMATGSEVQLIVEAAARLDEKGIKARVISMPSLEVFERQSAEYKESILPKAVRKRVAVEALSSFGWHKYVGLDGAVVSIDTFGASAPGNILFEKFGITVEKVVEAAENLK; encoded by the coding sequence ATGAGTAACAGTGTTATTGATAATCTCTCAATAATCACCATAAGGATGCTTAGCATCGAAGGAGTACAGAAAGCAAAATCAGGCCACCCAGGCTTGCCGCTAGGTGCTGCACCAATGGCATATACACTGTGGTCAAAGATTATGAAGCATAATCCTGAAAATCCAAATTGGGCAAATAGAGATAGATTTATTCTATCAGCAGGTCATGGTTCCATGCTGATATATTCTCTGTTGCATCTATTCGGATATGGCTTGACAATAGAGGATTTACAAAACTTCAGACAATGGGGCAGCAAAACACCTGGACACCCAGAATATGGTCATACTGTTGGTGTGGAAATAACCACTGGACCACTTGGACAGGGAATTGCCAATGCAGTAGGTATGGCTATAGCAGAAGCACATCTTGCCAGCGTGTTCAACAAACCTGGCTTTGAAATAGTGGATCACTATACATATGCACTGGCCGGTGATGGCTGCATGATGGAAGGCATAGCTTCCGAAGCTGCGTCCTTGGCAGGTACTTTAGGACTTGGTAAACTTATTGTACTATATGATTCAAATAACATATCTATAGAAGGACATACAGATATAGCCTTCAGAGAGAAGGTTGGAGATAGATTTAAGGCTTACGGATGGCAAGTATTATTTGTAGAAGACGGAAATGACGTTGAAGCAATTAATAAGGCCCTGGAAGAAGCAAAAGCAGATAAGAACCATCCTACATTGATTGAAATAAAGACTAAGATAGGTGCCGGATCACCGAAGGAAGGAAGTGCTTCTTCCCATGGAGAACCATTAGGTGCTGAAAATATTCTAAAAACAAAAGAATTCTACAAGTGGAGTTATGATAAGGACTTCCATGTTCCTGAGGAAGTAAGAGATTTCATGAAGACCCTTCAGGAAAGGGGCAGAAATAGCGAAGAAGCTTGGAATAAGCTATTTGTTGAGTATGCTAAGCAGTATCCTGAACTAGCTAAGCTCTGGGAAACCTACCACAGCTGTGAACTGCCTGTAGATTTGTTAAAAGAAGAAAAGTTCTGGCAGTTTGAAGGTAAAACAGCTACCAGAAGCTCTTCCTATGAAGTGTTAAACAGACTTACTGCATATATACCAAACCTTATTGGAGGTTCTGCTGACCTAGCACCTTCTACTAAGACTTATATGAAGGATCAGGGAGATTTTAGCGCAGAAGATAGGAGCGGCAAAAATCTGCATTTCGGTGTTAGAGAACATGCTATGGCAGCTATAGCTAACGGTATAGCAGTACACGGCGGCCTTAGACCTTATGTATCTACCTTCTTTGTGTTCAGTGACTACATGAAGCATTCTATGAGACTTTCAGCCTTGATGAAGCTTCCTGTAATTTATGTTCTAACTCATGACAGTATCGGTGTAGGAGAAGACGGACCAACTCATGAGCCAATTGAACATTTAGCTGCATTAAGAAGTATTCCAAACTTTATCGTTTATAGACCTGCTGATTCAAGAGAAGTTGCTGCTGCCTGGTATTCAGCACTGACTCAAAAGGATGGGCCAACGGCTCTTGTATTAAGCCGTCAAGACCTGCCTCTATTAGAGGGAAGTTCAAACGAGGCGTTAAAGGGTGCATATATACTTAAGGACTACAGCAACGGTACTCCAGATGTTCTGTTAATGGCTACCGGATCTGAAGTACAATTAATCGTAGAAGCTGCTGCCAGATTAGATGAAAAGGGAATAAAAGCAAGAGTTATCAGTATGCCATCTCTAGAAGTTTTTGAAAGACAAAGCGCTGAGTACAAGGAATCAATACTGCCGAAGGCTGTTAGAAAGAGAGTGGCAGTGGAAGCCCTAAGCTCCTTTGGCTGGCATAAGTATGTTGGCTTAGATGGAGCTGTAGTTTCTATAGACACCTTTGGTGCATCTGCTCCAGGAAATATTTTGTTTGAAAAGTTTGGCATAACCGTAGAAAAAGTAGTTGAAGCTGCAGAAAATTTAAAATAG
- a CDS encoding HD domain-containing protein gives MKHLYVKDIKDGTKVNDSFMVMKKLDFDGENVTVFLGDRTGEIKALVCNKSNSIKVGDVITIKGVKGGILKASEFKFEQNFKCDEFLPTISRPIDEIISELEQISEEEFKTLETKSLNDYFFKNPEFVEKFKKGIGGLSQHHNYRGGLAEHTLNVTYLTKILAYRYDCRFKEIAILAAKLHDIGKIEEYEIEGPFKVSMRGEMEGHIVIGMNMIQEAFKAGKDIYSEDFKNRLRGCIVQHHGKVEYGSPKAPNTEEAYMVHYADYVDATMNKIGQIKDLTEPDNWSDYDRRIGTKLYV, from the coding sequence GTGAAGCACTTATATGTTAAGGATATAAAAGATGGGACTAAGGTCAATGACAGCTTTATGGTTATGAAAAAGCTTGACTTTGATGGCGAAAACGTCACTGTGTTTTTGGGGGACAGAACCGGAGAAATTAAGGCCTTGGTGTGCAATAAAAGCAATAGCATCAAGGTTGGGGATGTAATAACCATTAAAGGAGTCAAGGGAGGAATATTAAAGGCTTCAGAGTTTAAATTTGAGCAGAATTTTAAGTGTGATGAATTCCTTCCTACAATTAGCAGGCCCATAGATGAAATAATCAGTGAATTAGAGCAAATCAGTGAGGAAGAGTTTAAAACTTTAGAGACTAAGAGCTTAAATGACTATTTCTTTAAAAATCCTGAGTTCGTGGAGAAGTTTAAAAAAGGAATAGGGGGATTAAGCCAGCACCATAATTACCGGGGAGGATTGGCGGAACACACCCTTAATGTAACCTATTTAACTAAGATCTTAGCTTATAGATACGATTGCCGTTTCAAGGAAATAGCTATTTTAGCAGCCAAGCTTCATGATATAGGGAAAATAGAAGAGTATGAGATTGAAGGCCCCTTCAAGGTATCCATGCGAGGAGAAATGGAAGGTCATATTGTCATAGGCATGAATATGATACAGGAAGCCTTTAAGGCCGGCAAAGATATCTACAGTGAGGACTTTAAAAATCGTTTAAGGGGTTGTATTGTTCAGCATCACGGTAAGGTGGAATATGGGTCGCCTAAGGCTCCCAATACGGAAGAAGCCTATATGGTCCATTATGCTGATTACGTGGATGCCACTATGAATAAGATAGGTCAAATAAAAGATTTAACGGAACCGGATAATTGGTCTGATTATGATAGGAGAATTGGAACTAAATTATACGTGTAG
- a CDS encoding metallophosphoesterase family protein gives MKKVKLIHCSDFHFDTPFIEYPKAVAEKRKEDIRETFLQIMKLADNEKVDIILISGDVFDNSTVTYETITSMKRAFEQIPDIKIFICPGNHDPYTARSYYNIIPWPANVHIFKDRLEKVHIEDLNLTVYGCGFGSSYERKGILKDFRVEDKDKINIMVLHGEVVSGSSVYNPITEDMISKSGLDYLALGHVHSFSGINRCGDTYWSYSGCPEGRGFDELGPKGIVIGEIGKGCADLSFKETCKRRIEVLKVNISECENYEDISLKIYERLGLHKREADIGRAYERLNKDIYKIILEGTVDRDFSINLEVLNDKLKNLFYYVKILDRTETKIDYEELAKEYNIKGVFVRKMLDRISAAEDKDEIKRLRLSLKMGLDALDYREVRTNEN, from the coding sequence ATGAAGAAAGTAAAACTAATACATTGCAGTGATTTTCATTTTGATACTCCTTTTATCGAGTATCCAAAAGCTGTGGCGGAAAAAAGAAAAGAGGATATAAGGGAGACCTTTTTACAAATAATGAAATTAGCTGATAATGAAAAAGTTGATATTATTCTTATCAGCGGAGATGTCTTTGATAATTCCACAGTAACCTATGAGACTATAACATCAATGAAAAGAGCCTTTGAGCAGATACCGGACATAAAAATATTTATATGCCCAGGAAACCATGATCCTTACACAGCAAGATCCTATTATAATATAATTCCATGGCCTGCTAATGTACATATATTTAAAGATAGACTGGAGAAGGTTCATATTGAAGACTTAAATTTGACGGTTTACGGGTGTGGTTTTGGCAGTAGCTATGAAAGGAAGGGAATATTGAAGGACTTCCGGGTGGAGGATAAGGATAAGATTAATATTATGGTCTTACACGGGGAAGTCGTAAGCGGAAGTTCCGTTTATAATCCTATTACTGAAGATATGATAAGCAAAAGTGGACTGGATTATTTGGCTTTAGGACATGTACACAGCTTTTCAGGTATAAACCGATGTGGGGATACCTATTGGAGTTATAGCGGATGTCCTGAAGGAAGGGGCTTTGATGAACTTGGTCCTAAGGGTATTGTCATAGGTGAAATTGGTAAAGGCTGTGCAGATCTTTCCTTTAAGGAAACCTGTAAGAGAAGGATTGAGGTCTTAAAGGTAAACATATCTGAATGTGAAAATTATGAGGATATAAGCCTGAAAATATATGAAAGGCTAGGTTTGCATAAAAGAGAGGCTGATATTGGCAGGGCCTATGAAAGATTAAACAAAGACATATATAAAATTATCCTTGAGGGAACTGTGGATAGGGATTTTTCAATAAATCTGGAAGTATTAAATGACAAATTAAAAAACCTATTCTATTACGTAAAAATTCTGGATAGGACAGAGACAAAAATAGACTATGAAGAGTTAGCTAAGGAGTATAATATTAAAGGGGTATTTGTAAGAAAAATGTTGGACAGGATAAGTGCAGCAGAGGATAAAGATGAGATAAAGAGACTGAGGCTTTCCCTGAAGATGGGCCTAGATGCCTTAGACTATAGGGAGGTAAGAACAAATGAAAATTAA
- a CDS encoding lysophospholipid acyltransferase family protein, with product MKLLWYSYFGVYLAGKSLSLIKIKRIMKRDPEEGRKYAFKKVQEITNYVMKLSRTKLEVYGVENIPEEACVFVSNHQAIFDAFAILCPLKNVTAFIAKKEIKKIPLVHAWLDAIGTVFIDRSNIREGMKALTEGAQNIKEGISMVIFPEGTRSLSSEMGTMKKGSLKMAFIAKAPIVPVTVDGTYRVLEVGNKVTGHTIKIMFHKPIYTTDLSKEEQKDLTDVIQDTIASGLKQMSES from the coding sequence ATGAAATTATTATGGTACAGTTATTTTGGTGTATATCTGGCAGGCAAGAGTTTGAGCCTTATAAAAATAAAACGGATTATGAAGAGGGATCCTGAAGAGGGAAGAAAATATGCCTTTAAAAAAGTGCAAGAGATAACCAACTATGTAATGAAACTGTCAAGGACAAAACTAGAGGTTTACGGGGTAGAAAATATACCTGAGGAAGCCTGTGTATTCGTATCAAACCATCAGGCTATCTTTGATGCCTTTGCCATTTTATGTCCTTTGAAAAACGTAACTGCTTTTATAGCAAAGAAAGAAATTAAGAAGATACCTCTAGTCCATGCCTGGTTAGATGCCATAGGTACAGTTTTTATAGATAGGTCAAATATAAGAGAGGGAATGAAGGCTTTGACGGAAGGGGCTCAAAATATCAAAGAGGGCATTTCTATGGTTATTTTCCCGGAGGGCACCAGAAGTCTAAGCTCTGAAATGGGCACCATGAAGAAAGGCAGCTTGAAAATGGCTTTCATTGCCAAGGCTCCCATAGTTCCGGTTACAGTGGATGGTACTTACAGGGTCTTAGAAGTAGGCAACAAGGTCACCGGACACACAATAAAAATAATGTTCCACAAGCCTATCTATACTACAGACCTGTCAAAGGAAGAACAAAAGGATTTGACTGACGTGATACAGGACACTATAGCTTCCGGTTTAAAGCAGATGTCTGAGTCCTAA
- a CDS encoding ATP-binding protein — MKIKSLYVKSFGKLKDLNLELNPGLNIIYGSNEAGKTTLQHFIKAMFYGMNSQKKAIRENDRRRFLPWDTGRAEGKLTYIGEGGNEYVIERSFGQTRREDQSTVYKAMTGQKAVHIDNYQPGRDLFAMSEDAFEKTVFIKQLGAKMAMDKEDEIMKKLSNLQQSGEEDLSYHKARNALDNYKKSLRGQRKNGKLDELEENINHLKQQLLNLQQLHAENLEDSELLNSLTLKVRTLEETINSFQSIKPDIDFLILRDRLYELRPLEAEITTLSNRLGDLRKRFKHYECFESLGEDIELKLNSMDMKKKEKEEKLAFIADIKSEIKALQDRARYLKNHSGDIEKLLEITSEEESNFLQLEERIKEIDFEVEKAKLRDNRDLKADILKDKKNNSTFIMLAGTLLTMVLIWGAAAKSLPAMALGLMGALMAAYGLLQFKRTSDKLRQFAANEKLGNNIAELSKEKYNLEEYLKELYRQYGVQSYSELRSKLHVCKSTITTLEGINMRISDKQEELSRLNEQEVLESLNKIRKYYDFLFNHCSCTTIEEFSERLNTYRTLKASITSLQEEYDKCEAELSNKALELLYKELNSCKEQKKDVEHRIHIRFKDKPSLVSIEEELLQSNVDKEKYEELYQCADIASEVLGEAFEEIQKNFIPRLNTEVGGIVNKLTAGKYSQVRIAAGENYEINVLEQHNLRDLDYLSGGTFDQVYFALRIGICNIIFKDKPIPIFLDDAFIQYDEERLARALEFLKEYSKDHQVIVFTCRRLPAENTVNLNEMVTWANINEF, encoded by the coding sequence ATGAAAATTAAAAGCTTATATGTAAAAAGCTTTGGTAAATTAAAAGACTTGAATTTGGAGCTGAATCCCGGCCTTAATATCATATATGGCAGCAATGAAGCAGGCAAAACCACCCTGCAGCACTTTATTAAGGCTATGTTCTATGGTATGAACTCCCAGAAAAAAGCCATTAGAGAAAATGACAGAAGAAGATTTCTTCCCTGGGATACCGGAAGGGCAGAAGGGAAGTTGACTTACATCGGCGAAGGTGGCAATGAATATGTAATTGAGAGAAGCTTCGGACAGACAAGAAGAGAGGATCAAAGTACAGTTTACAAGGCTATGACAGGTCAAAAGGCAGTACATATTGATAATTATCAACCGGGAAGAGACCTATTTGCTATGAGTGAAGATGCCTTTGAAAAGACTGTCTTTATCAAACAATTAGGCGCTAAGATGGCCATGGATAAAGAAGATGAGATTATGAAGAAACTGTCCAATCTACAGCAGAGTGGGGAAGAAGACCTGTCATACCATAAGGCCAGGAATGCTCTTGATAATTATAAAAAAAGCTTAAGAGGCCAAAGGAAGAACGGAAAACTTGACGAGCTTGAAGAAAATATAAATCATTTAAAACAGCAACTGCTGAACCTTCAGCAATTACATGCTGAAAATCTTGAGGACAGTGAACTTCTAAACAGCCTGACCTTGAAAGTAAGAACTTTGGAGGAGACAATTAATTCATTTCAGAGTATAAAGCCAGATATTGATTTTTTGATTTTGAGGGACAGGTTATATGAGTTGAGGCCATTAGAAGCAGAAATCACCACACTAAGTAATCGCTTAGGAGACCTAAGAAAAAGGTTTAAGCATTATGAATGCTTTGAAAGTCTTGGGGAGGATATAGAGCTGAAGCTGAACAGCATGGACATGAAGAAGAAGGAAAAGGAAGAAAAGCTGGCCTTCATAGCAGATATAAAATCAGAAATAAAGGCCCTGCAGGATAGGGCCAGGTATCTAAAGAATCACTCAGGAGATATAGAAAAGCTCCTTGAAATCACCTCTGAAGAGGAAAGCAACTTTTTACAGCTTGAGGAAAGAATAAAAGAAATAGATTTTGAGGTGGAGAAAGCCAAGCTTAGAGACAATAGGGACCTGAAGGCTGATATATTAAAGGATAAGAAAAATAATTCCACCTTTATAATGTTAGCAGGAACCCTGCTGACCATGGTGCTTATATGGGGAGCAGCAGCCAAGAGTTTGCCGGCCATGGCCCTTGGCCTAATGGGAGCCTTAATGGCTGCATATGGATTGTTACAATTTAAAAGAACTTCAGATAAGCTAAGACAATTTGCCGCTAATGAAAAACTAGGGAATAATATTGCAGAACTTTCAAAGGAAAAGTATAATCTGGAGGAGTACTTAAAAGAACTTTACCGACAATATGGTGTACAAAGTTACTCAGAATTAAGAAGTAAGCTGCATGTATGCAAAAGCACCATTACAACATTAGAAGGCATAAACATGAGGATATCCGATAAACAGGAAGAGCTGTCCAGGCTGAATGAGCAAGAAGTGCTGGAGTCCTTAAATAAAATAAGGAAATATTATGACTTCCTGTTTAATCACTGTAGCTGCACTACAATAGAGGAGTTCTCAGAAAGGCTTAATACATATAGAACTTTAAAAGCATCTATCACTAGTCTTCAGGAGGAATATGACAAGTGTGAAGCAGAACTTTCGAATAAAGCTCTAGAGCTCTTATATAAGGAACTTAATTCCTGCAAGGAACAGAAGAAGGACGTTGAACACCGGATTCATATCAGATTCAAGGATAAGCCTTCCCTGGTGTCTATAGAAGAAGAACTACTGCAAAGCAATGTGGATAAAGAAAAATATGAAGAACTGTATCAATGCGCTGATATAGCTTCAGAAGTTTTAGGTGAGGCCTTTGAAGAGATACAAAAGAACTTTATTCCTAGACTAAATACTGAGGTTGGAGGAATTGTTAATAAGCTCACGGCCGGAAAATACAGCCAGGTAAGAATTGCTGCCGGAGAAAACTATGAGATCAATGTGCTGGAACAGCATAATTTAAGGGACTTAGACTACCTCAGCGGCGGTACCTTTGACCAGGTTTACTTTGCTCTAAGGATAGGCATTTGCAATATAATCTTTAAGGATAAGCCCATACCGATATTCCTTGATGATGCCTTTATTCAATATGATGAGGAGAGACTTGCCAGGGCTCTTGAATTTCTCAAGGAATATTCCAAAGACCATCAGGTAATAGTCTTTACCTGCAGAAGGCTACCCGCAGAAAACACTGTTAATTTAAACGAAATGGTCACATGGGCAAATATTAATGAATTTTAA
- a CDS encoding Bax inhibitor-1/YccA family protein, with protein MENSYVRSQNNFISKTLLTMALGLLITFAVAVATPMFLADILTPQIIIAACAGEVIIVFYLSRRIEKLSIGSARMWFFAYSVLNGFTLSVTLAYYGFGQAAVAFGLSAAMFFSSAMIGMTTKKNLSTLGRVLIMGVVGLLLIALVQLIFPSAFAGMNLLIAFLGIAIFCGLTAYDMQQIKYFHNSSYAYDEVYASKFVIIAALNLYLDFINIFIYVLRLLKGDD; from the coding sequence ATGGAAAATTCATATGTTAGAAGTCAAAATAATTTTATTTCAAAGACGCTTCTTACAATGGCCTTAGGACTATTGATAACTTTTGCGGTAGCAGTTGCTACACCTATGTTTTTGGCTGATATTTTAACTCCTCAGATTATCATAGCAGCCTGTGCTGGTGAAGTGATAATTGTATTTTATCTTTCCAGAAGAATTGAAAAGTTGAGCATAGGCAGTGCAAGAATGTGGTTTTTTGCCTACTCGGTGCTCAATGGCTTTACTCTAAGTGTAACTCTAGCTTACTACGGCTTTGGCCAGGCAGCTGTTGCCTTTGGATTATCCGCCGCCATGTTCTTTAGTTCAGCTATGATAGGTATGACCACAAAAAAGAATTTGTCCACTCTAGGAAGAGTATTAATAATGGGGGTTGTAGGCTTATTGCTTATAGCTCTTGTGCAGCTCATCTTTCCAAGTGCCTTTGCAGGAATGAATCTTCTGATAGCCTTCCTGGGAATAGCAATATTCTGTGGATTGACTGCCTATGATATGCAGCAGATAAAGTACTTCCACAACAGCAGCTATGCCTATGACGAAGTTTATGCGTCAAAATTCGTAATTATAGCAGCATTGAACCTATACTTAGACTTTATAAATATCTTTATCTATGTATTGAGATTGCTTAAAGGCGACGACTAA